In Oreochromis aureus strain Israel breed Guangdong linkage group 22, ZZ_aureus, whole genome shotgun sequence, the genomic window GGTCCAGAATACATAACTGTGGAGGCAGGGAGTTTTCCAGGAAAGAGGGCAGTGGGCAGAAAGGAAATGGAAAAGGTAAAGATATGATATGTGAAACAGCAAAGAAGAAACTGATGGAACTCCAGAATTCCCTTCCATAAATTTTGAGATTTGAGATTAAAACGATGAGTAAATATTCCCTTCGAGTGCAGCTGCCAGTGGTTaatattacatttacatttataaaaatcaagGCTGGTGAAATTTTGAgactgtcacacaaacacacaaaagacagATAGCATAAAGAGTGCAGGTTtaatgtacatttaagtatCTAAGGGCAGGTTATCTGCGTTGCACAAACAGAAGCTAAATTGACAGAACATTGGTTATCATTCCATTTCTTTAAGTCCAACAAGTTAGTGTGAACACAGTGTTCATTTGTTCCCGCGTTGTCTGGTTGTCCAGCATTCCAGTAGACGAAACTCACTGCACAACCATCAGACCACATCCATCTGCCTTCTTTATGGAGGTCACTCAGTCCAATCCAGGTCCATCGCTCAGCATGGTCAAAGTtcttaattaatgatttaacaaactcctcttcctcctcgctGTAGATAGACACCAGGTTGGCTCGCTGTGACACACAGTAGAGCTCTGCATCAGCCCAGCTCATGTGTGTGGCCACATATTTGTAGCAGCGGCCATTGAAGCTGTACCAGAACATGGGACAGCTTCCACGCGGTAGTTTAGCTTTGTGTTCATCTGAAGAAGACACAGAacttgataaaaaaacaaacaagaactgTTTTGGTCAGCATGACTGAAATAGGAGTGAACTATTTCAGTTCTATTAACACTGAAATAGTTTTTAGGGTGACACCTTGTGACTGAGTTATTTCTTGATATTCTTCAGAGACGGTACATCAGAGAAGCATGTCTACACAGCTGACACTGGGAAAGTTAAAACATGCAGAGAAGTAAGCTGCTCTTATTATGTTTACTAGCAagtttttatcataactctacAGTATAGACATGGGGAAAAAATCTATGCTACAATCCAACACCAAGAATTTTGTATCACAGAATCTGCTGaaacagaaacaacagaaacatgaaCAACATGTTCTTggagtgaaataaataaagacacaaaTAAAGGTAAAAGTAGAGAAAAgcaggcacgtgcagaggggggggctggaggggcttgagcacccgcccctttcctgatgggtgcccaaagtgcccttttcttgaggcaactttttttttttttaaatatttttttaatgtgtgcgtgcgtgcggagtcctgtctgtgcccctcaacaataatatttaactattaatcacagttttgctaaataaaagaatctggcttgcatcagtcacatgatcactattaacca contains:
- the LOC116333065 gene encoding lactose-binding lectin l-2-like; this translates as MILLLFLFSLTLGAPSDDNGVKLQLAKLPRGSCPMFWYSFNGRCYKYVATHMSWADAELYCVSQRANLVSIYSEEEEEFVKSLIKNFDHAERWTWIGLSDLHKEGRWMWSDGCAVSFVYWNAGQPDNAGTNEHCVHTNLLDLKKWNDNQCSVNLASVCATQITCP